The genomic DNA TGGCTGATGCGGTCGATGACCGACTGCGGCTTGTGCGTGGTGGCCGCATTGTCGAACCAGACGAGCTGGCGGCCATTCACGCGCTCCTGCAGCACCGGGAAGTCGCGGCGCACCGCATGCACGTCGAACGCGGGGTGGGCGCTGCGGTCGGCCTGCGGGACGCTGCCGGCAGCCGGGGCACGGCCGGGCGTGGTGTAGCCGCCGGGCAGCACCACGGCGTCGGCGAAGTAGAAACGCGGCTCGGTCGATGGCACCGTGCTGGGCACGCCGGTGCCGGCCGTGGGCGAGCCCACGCGCGGCACTTCGGGTGCGGCAAAAGGCAGGCGCGCCAGGGCATCGAGCCCGCCGGGAACGGCGCCATGCCCGTCGGGCGGTGCCACCTGCGGTGCGCGGTCGGCCGCCAGCGGGTGGCCATGGCGCTCACCGAGAAAGTAGTACGGCGATGCTGTCGATGGGACGGGTGGTGCGGAAGGCTGCGCCGCCTCGGGCACCCCCAGCACGCCGCTGCCAAAGCGCGGCTCGTAGGCCGGCAAGGTGCTGATCACCGAGTCGGGTACGCCGTTGCCAGCCACCGCATGAGGCAGCAGGGCCGGCGCACGGTGCGCCAGCGAGGCCAGCGGCGTGGGCGAGGCCGGCACCAGGTTGGCACCCGGCACCAGCCCTTGCGGGATGGGGGTGCCGGGCACGCCGGGGCCAAAGCCCGCCGGGCTGACCAGCGGCGAGCCGGCCGGTGCGATGTTGACGGGCGCCTGCACGCCAGGCGGCCAGGGCGTGCCCTGCCCCGCACCAGGCAGCGAGCCCGGTGGCGTGGAGGGCCGGCCTGCGGCCGGCCCGGCAAAGCGCGGCTCTTCGCCAGGCCGGGCCGCGAACAGGGCCGTCGCCAGCCCGGCCAGCAGCGCCGGGTCGATCGGCGGCTGCAGCGTGGCGGGCACGCTGGCAGGAAGGGAGGATGGAGTGGTCACCACGCGGCCGCTTTACTTGTAGGTGTCGGGGTAGTCGTGGTACTTGTTGATCTCCACGTCGTCCAGCACGGCCAGCGCATCGGGCGTGAGCACGGCCAGCGAGCAGTACAGCGAGATCAGGTAGGACGCGATGGCATGGTTGTTGATGCCCATGAAGCGCACCGACAGGCCGGGGCTCTGCTCGCCCGGCAGGCCGGGCTGGAACAGGCCGACCACGCCCTGGCGCTTGTCGCCCACGCGCAGCAGCAGGATCTTGCTTTTGCCGTCGGCCACGGGCACCTTGTCCGAAGGGATCAGCGGAATGCCGCGCCAGGTGATGAACTGCGAGCCGAACAGGCTCACCGTGGGCGGCGGCGTGCCACGGCGCGTGGCTTCGCGGCCGAAGGCGGCGATCGCCAGCGGGTGGGCCAGGAAGAAGGCGGGCTCCTTCCAGACCTTGGTGAGCAGCTCGTCCAGGTCGTCCGGCGTGGGCGCGCCGGTGAGCGGAAACACGCGCTGCTCTTCCGTCACCTGGGCCAGCAGGCCGTAGTCGGGGTTGTTGATGAGCTCGCTCTCCTGGTTTTCCTTGATCGTCTCGATCGTCAGGCGCAGCTGTTCCTTGATCTGGTCGTGCGGGCTGCTGTACAGGTCGGAGATGCGGGTGTGCACGTCGAGCACGGTGCTCACGGCATTCAGGAAGAACTCGCGCGGGTTCTCTTCGTAGTCCACGAAGGTGCGCGGCAACTGGTTCTCTTCCTCGCGGGCGGTGCAGGTGACCTTGATCAGCTCGGGGTTCTTGACCTGGTTGAGGCGGTAGATGCCTGCCTCCACCGGCACCCACTGCAGCAGGTGCGTGAGCCAGCGCGGCGAGATGGTCGAGAGTTGTGCGGTGGTCTTGGTCGCGTTGGCAAGTTGCCGCGCTGCGTTGTCGCCCAGGGCGGTCGTGCCGCCCACTGTTGCCGTCATGTGAGGCTCCGTATCAGAAAGGTTGGTAAACGAACAGGTTTCGATTCCCAGCCAGTGTCGGATTCCCCCGCTATCGCTTCAACATGCTATAGCCGCCAATCGCGTGCCTTTCAGCACATGGGCGCTGTTCAATTCGTCGCAATGTCCGAGCAGCGTGGCACTGCTCACGCCCAGGGCCTGCGAGAGCTTGTCAATGGTGACCAGCGAGGCAATGGCGCGGCCCCGCTCGATCTCGCCCACATAGGAGCGGTTCAGGTCGGCATGCTCGGCCAGTTGCTCCTGCGACCAGCCGCGCGCCTCGCGCAGGCGCCGCACGGCCGTGCCGAAACTGCGTACCAGCACCTCACTCATGCCACGCCCACCCTGGGTTCGTCGCCGTCGTGGTGCCCGTTGTGGCGCGACAGGGCCTGGGTCACGTTGCCGCCCGCGGGCACGTCGTGCGTGATCCACACATTGCCGCCAATGGTGGCGCCGCGCCCCAGCGTCACCCGGCCCAGCACGGTGGCGCCGGCGTAGATGACCACGTCGTCCTCCACCACCGGGTGGCGTGGCTGGCCCTTCTGCAAGTGCCCATCCTCGTCCGTGGGAAAGCGCTTGGCGCCCAGCGTGACGGCCTGGTAGACACGCACGCGCTCGCCGATCACCGCGGTCTCGCCGATCACGACGCCCGTGCCGTGGTCGATGAAAAAGCCCGCGCCGATCTGCGCGCCGGGGTGGATGTCGATGCCGGTCTGCGCATGGGCCTGCTCGGCCACGATGCGCGCCAGCAGCGGCAGCTCCAGCTGGTACAGCGTGTGCGCCAGGCGGTGGTGGATCATGGCCAGGATGCCGGGGTAGCACAGCAGCACCTCGTCCACGCTGCGCGCGGCCGGATCGCCGTGGTAGGCGGCCAGCACGTCGCTGTCGAGCAGGCTGCGGATCTCGGGCAGCGAGGTGGCGAAGCTGCGGGCCGTCTGCACGGCGCGCTTTTCGATGTTCTGCTCTTCCACCGGCTGGTGGCGCAGCACATAACGCAACTCCAGCC from Acidovorax sp. A79 includes the following:
- a CDS encoding family 2A encapsulin nanocompartment shell protein; protein product: MTATVGGTTALGDNAARQLANATKTTAQLSTISPRWLTHLLQWVPVEAGIYRLNQVKNPELIKVTCTAREEENQLPRTFVDYEENPREFFLNAVSTVLDVHTRISDLYSSPHDQIKEQLRLTIETIKENQESELINNPDYGLLAQVTEEQRVFPLTGAPTPDDLDELLTKVWKEPAFFLAHPLAIAAFGREATRRGTPPPTVSLFGSQFITWRGIPLIPSDKVPVADGKSKILLLRVGDKRQGVVGLFQPGLPGEQSPGLSVRFMGINNHAIASYLISLYCSLAVLTPDALAVLDDVEINKYHDYPDTYK
- a CDS encoding helix-turn-helix domain-containing protein — protein: MSEVLVRSFGTAVRRLREARGWSQEQLAEHADLNRSYVGEIERGRAIASLVTIDKLSQALGVSSATLLGHCDELNSAHVLKGTRLAAIAC
- the epsC gene encoding serine O-acetyltransferase EpsC; the protein is MAVFNIEPIVQSLHAVRRDWRSLQKRSQEPGGREFPSRDALADIVDKLKGVLFPMRLGPPDLRQESEDFYVGHTLDAALHALLAQIRLELRYVLRHQPVEEQNIEKRAVQTARSFATSLPEIRSLLDSDVLAAYHGDPAARSVDEVLLCYPGILAMIHHRLAHTLYQLELPLLARIVAEQAHAQTGIDIHPGAQIGAGFFIDHGTGVVIGETAVIGERVRVYQAVTLGAKRFPTDEDGHLQKGQPRHPVVEDDVVIYAGATVLGRVTLGRGATIGGNVWITHDVPAGGNVTQALSRHNGHHDGDEPRVGVA